From Mucilaginibacter gotjawali:
AAGATTGGAATTATTGTTTCGCGTTAAACTTCTTTGATTGTTTGATGCTGTAATGCGGTTTGCCTTCAGGGTGAATTTCAGGCTCACCTACTAAGGTCATTGCACAACGGAAACCAACGGTTGAACTTGACTCGTCTTCATTCATAAAACGACGGGTTGCCGGGTTTAACCAAAAAGCCATATCATTCCATGAACCTCCCTTATACACTTTTGAATGATCGCTTACCAAACTGGTTGTACCATACAATGTAGTATTTACAGTATCGTTATAACCCCTGTTATCAGGATTAAATTTCTTTCCTTCCAAAGCATTTTTTTCAGCCGGGGTTTGACCGGGAGCCGCACCTACAGCTGCGCCTGCATTTGCAGTATTTGGTTGGTTAGGGTTTGCAGTTTGTGCCTGTTGCAATGCCAGTAATTCGCTGTATTTTAATTTTTTGTTTGATACAGAAGCATCTTTAATCGGGCGGCCATATTTATCTTTTGCATACAAACCTTTTGAAGCATCAGCCAAACGCTTATTGCTAAACTCGTTACCACGGAAAGGGTTAAAATCTTCAACTTCTTCAAATGAAGTTTGGCGGTAGGTATCCTGAACCCATTCATTTACGTTTCCGGCCATGTTATATAAACCAAAATCATTTGGTGGAAAGTCCCTCACAGGCGCGGTTATATCGGCTTTATCATTCAAATATCCACCTACGCCCATGTTATCACCCAAACCGCGTTTAAAGTTGGCCAATATCATACCCCGGGTAGCTCTTTTTGATGAACGTACACCTAAACCATTCCACGGATAAACTTTATTGTCGTCAATATTTTCAAATTGAGTATTTCCTATCAAACCCAGGGCAGCATATTCCCATTCGGCTTCTGA
This genomic window contains:
- a CDS encoding SUMF1/EgtB/PvdO family nonheme iron enzyme, producing the protein MKVLFTRTAIVLLGIGIVMSSCSKHAQSSKTGITYNDKKTGGYERFRKTHPTPGPGLVPIEGGTFVMGGSADQDVTYDYNNVKRRVTVPSFYMDETEVANQDWIDYMHWISVTYPEDHELYYNALPDTLVWRNALAYNEPYVDNYLRHPAFQDYPVVGVSWDQVQDYCVWRTDRVNENILRETGRMVAWNDLNGNGKKGKAAAPAASNKDPFNTDIYLNGQYTGPGIDGKKMIVDLSPNAKPTTGANGKGGKEPVRHVRMEDGILKQAYRLPSEAEWEYAALGLIGNTQFENIDDNKVYPWNGLGVRSSKRATRGMILANFKRGLGDNMGVGGYLNDKADITAPVRDFPPNDFGLYNMAGNVNEWVQDTYRQTSFEEVEDFNPFRGNEFSNKRLADASKGLYAKDKYGRPIKDASVSNKKLKYSELLALQQAQTANPNQPNTANAGAAVGAAPGQTPAEKNALEGKKFNPDNRGYNDTVNTTLYGTTSLVSDHSKVYKGGSWNDMAFWLNPATRRFMNEDESSSTVGFRCAMTLVGEPEIHPEGKPHYSIKQSKKFNAKQ